The stretch of DNA TAGACGGGATCTCATATCAGAGATCAACTAACTCATTCAATGATGTTATTGCCGGAGTTACCATAAATATTAAAGGTGAAGGGAAAGCAACAGTATCGGTTCAAAGTAATGATGAAGAGTTAAAAGAAAAGATTACTGCCTTTGTCGATGCCTATAACGAGGTCTATCAGGAGGTAAAGGTTCAGTCGTCTTATAACTCTGAAACTGGCAAATTTGGTACCCTATCCAGCACAACATTACGGGGTTTGCCTTATGAACTCCAAGGGCTTATGTCGTCCTTTGCTAAGGGTGATAGCTCAAAGGAGGTCCAGAGTATGATTGATCTGGGCATGGAGTTTGAGAGGGACGGTACATTAACAATCAATCAGGAAACATTAGCATCGGTAATAAGCAACTCTGCGGACAAGGTTAAGCTTTTCTTTATAGGTGATTCCGATAATGAAGTCGAAGGATTTGCCGATAGGGTTAATAGCCGACTGAGAACATTGATCAGCACTGGTGGAATTGTTGAAGCCGAGAAAACTGCTGCTCAGAGTCGGATTGATGATCTGCAGCAATATATTGAAGATCAAACCGCTCGTCTGGATAAACGCTACGATCAGCTGACTAAGCAGTTTGTTGCGCTTGATAAGTTTATGAATCAGATGACTTCAATGTCTGCATTTTTAAGCGGTCAATTTGACAGTTTGGCAAATAATTGGGGAACGAATAATAAATGATAAATGATAAAGTGTATATATACGAAAAGTAATTTTATCATATTAACAGGAGAAAACTATGCATGCAGCGCGGGTTCGTACAGCCTATCAGAAGAGTGAGGCGAAAACAGAAATACATCAAGTGAAACTTATTCATTTGATGTATGAACGAGTTTTACCGCACCTGGAGTTAGTAGAACAAGGCTTGTTGCAAAAAGATGTAAAGCTTCGAGGCGAGAATTTAAGTAAGGCGATTGCACTTATCTCGGAGCTGAACGCTGCGATTAAAAATGATGATAATTCTGAAGCTGCTGAGTTTCTCAAAGGTTTGTATTCAGCAATTCTAGTGGAGTTGCCTAAGGTTGGTATTTCTCAGAATGTTGAAACGGTCAGGCAGGCATCGAGATATATACAGAAGTTGAAGTCCGTTTGGGAGGAGACCGCGCTGAAGGAAGCTGGGTTTGTTAAAGATGCCAACGGTGATCTATTAAGAGCCAAGGACGAACATATTGCCAAGATCCAGCAGAGCGGTGAAGTGAAAAGGCCGGAGAAAAAAGTTTACTCTGCCACAAGCAAATTTAAAGCAGCGAAGCCGACGGCAGAAAGCATGATGGGTATAATGTCGGTATCAATTTAGGGGCCATTCAAGTAACAACTGTTACATGAATGGCGGCTTGTATACGGCCCCTTATGCCGTGTACAGCCTCCAAATGTGACAGTTATTTTTGAACGACGGCATAACATTTTTTGTGCAGGGGTTACTATGGGTCAACTTCAACGTCTTGACGGTTTAATAGAAGACTGTAAGGCCAGGCTGCAGGAGCAGCTATCCTGCCTGGCTACAGGAAAAATGAGTGAGCTGCAGCAGTGGCAGGAGGCCTGTTATGAAATGCAGGCCCTTTTGCAGGAGTCTTTTGTGCTTGTTGATGAGCAGGGCGCAAGTCGGGATGAAGTTGATCGAATTAAAAGTAGTTTAGCTGATTTGGTTAGGTTGAATAAACAGCTGTTTGGCGCAGCTGCTACGCAGCGCCAAATAGTTTCCGAGCGTTTAAGTCGTATGCGCAAAGGAAGGTCTGCCTTGGGTGGATATAGTTGTCGGCCTCAAACAGGTAAGCCAAGATTTGTGAGTAGTAATGGGTAAGCCGGAGAATTATCAAGGAAGATAAATTCTGAAATCGTATTCCGATCCGGTATGATTTGTTTAGTGCCTTTAGAACGTAAAGTCAAGGGTACGTATCTCCCTGAACAGGGCATTGAGAATGTAGGAGGTTGTTATGGAAGTTGGCGCAAACACGGATGTTAGAGGGTATGGGAACCAGGCGAACCAGACAGCAGTACCTGTTGTAGAGAAAGAGGACAGAACCCGTCCGCAGGTACAGCCAGTGAAAGGGGACACAAATTCAGGCAAGGTTGCTCTTAATGAGCAGGCATTGCACGGCCGAGGAAAAGAAAAGCAGGCCAAGAAGATGTCTTCCGAGGATCTGGAGAGTGTCATGGCCGAGGTTCAACAACGGCTTGACGCGATTGGCGGCAATCTTAGACTTGGTCTACAGCAGTACAAGGAGACCAATGATATTATCGTGGAGGTCAGGGACAAAAGCAGTGATAAGGTGGTTAAGCAGTTTCCATCGGAAGAGCTGTTGACTCTCAAATCCAAGCTCAAGGATTTAGTCGGTCTTCTTGTTGACGAGAGCGCTTAGGGTCTTCTTTGTGGGTTAGTCCAATAGCCTGAACCTTCTTATGCCTAGTATCTTGTTTGTGACGTAATTGTCTTAATGGATAGGTATGTCTACCTAAACCACACCTCGATTCTTTACCCAAAAACAAAGAGTTAAAAACGCATTACTGAAAAATCCGCTCCTTCGAGTGGATTTTTTGTTTTTTGCTTGACAATTTGCCGAGCCAACTTTATGGTCTGTGATTTTCGCATATTTGTTAAAGGTGATAGTGAATTTTCAGGCGCTGAAAATAGTTTTTTATAACTTTTTTATTATCCAATATAGTTAAAAGGAGACAGAAAAAATGTCAAAATTAGTTGCACCACACGGCGGTAAAGGTTTGGTTTGTTGCCTTCTTCATGGCAGTGAGCTTGCGGCAGAACAAGAGAAAGCAGCTGGATTGAAAAAAATTCAGATCAGTGCTCGTGCAAAAGGCGACTTGATCATGATGGGTATCGGTGGTTTTAGCCCACTGAACGGCTTCATGGGTCAGGCTGACTGGAAGAGCGTTTGCGAGAACTACACACTGGCTGATGGTACTTTTTGGCCTGTTCCTGTTACTTTGGATTGCGACAAAGCTGACGCTGACGCGATCAAAATTGGTGACGAGATTGCCCTTGAGAATAAAGGTACAATCTTCGCAACCATGAAAGTCACCGAAAAACACGAAATGAGTGACGCTGACAAAAAATGGGAATGTGAAAAAGTTTTCAAGGGTGAAGGCGAAGAATCTCAGGGCGACAATTTCTGGAAGATCGCTCCAGCAGATCATCCTGGTGTAATTATGGTTATGAACCAGAAGGCAGTTAACCTTGCTGGTCCTGTTAAAGTTCTCTCAGAGGGTGAGTACCCAGAGCAGTACAAAGGCGTTTACCTTACTCCTGCAGAAACCCGTGCAATATTCGAAGAACGTGGTTGGTCAAATGTTGCAGCCCTTCAGCTTCGTAACCCAATGCATCGTTCCCATGAGTTCCTTGCCAAAATCGCAATCGAAGTCTGTGATGGCGTGTTGATTCACTCACTCATCGGTAACCTTAAGGCCGGCGATATTCCTGCTGACGTTCGCGTTAAAGCGATTGATATCCTTATTCAGCACCACTTCGTTAAAGACAATGTTGTTAACGCTGGGTATCCGCTTGATATGCGTTACGCTGGTCCTCGTGAGGCTCTGCTTCACGCGACCTTCCGTCAGAACTACGGCATCAACAAAATGATCATTGGTCGTGACCATGCTGGTGTTGGTGACTTCTACGGTCTATTTGAAGCACAGACAATCTTCAGCAAGATTCCTACCAATGGTGGACCTGGTAAAGCACTTATCTGCGAGCCTTTGAAAATCGACTGGACATTCTACTGTAAAGAGTGTGATGGTATGGCTTCTCTTCGAACATGTCCACATGACAAAGCAAGCCGCGTTATTCTCTCTGGCACCAAGCTGAGAAAAGCACTCTCTGAGGGCGCTGAGGTTGTTGATCACTTTGGTCGTGAAGAGGTTCTGACTCACCTTCGTAAATACTATGCAGGTTTGACTGAGAAAGTTGAGGTTAAAATGCAGGGTGCTGCTTCTGGTAGTAAAATGTAATTTGGAAGCTTTTAGCTTTTAGTGCCTTACAGAGTATTTTCTTGTTTTTTTTACAAGAAAATACTCTGCGCAAGGCACTTATCCCGTTCATCGGGGTTAGTTTTATTAGCAGTTAAAAAGGGGATACCTGTGATGGGTATCCCTTTTTTTATTTAATAAGTAAGTCTTAACTTTGTAACACGGCAAAATGAGGTGACAAATTGGTTCAACTACAGGTAGGGCTTGGCGATAGGTCGTATCCAATTAGTATCAGTAATGGTCTGCTTTCTGGCATTGGAGCAGACTTAAAAGCGCGCAAGATCGCCAAACGGTTCGTTGTTGTGTCGGACGCCACGGTTGCTGGTTTGTATGGTGACCAGATTGTTAAATCGTTGTCTGAGGCTGGATTTTCTCCAGAACTTGTGACGTTTCCTGCTGGAGAGGCAAGTAAAACCATGGCAACAGTCGCTATGCTGGCTAGCCGGCTGGCACAGTTAGGCGTTGATAGAAAGGATGGTTTGCTTGCCCTCGGAGGTGGTGTTACTGGTGATATTACAGGTTTTCTGGCGGCATCCTATATGCGGGGCATTAACTTTGTGCAGGTGCCAACGACGCTTCTAGCTCAGGTTGATAGTTCTGTGGGCGGTAAAACTGGAGTTGATATACCCGAGGGTAAAAACCTGGTCGGCGCTTTCTATCAGCCCAAGGCCGTTTATATAGATAGTCTGGTCTTGAACTCTTTACCGGCTGGCGAGTTATTAAATGGTATTGCCGAAGTGATTAAGTATGGTGTTATTTATGATCGAGCATTTTTTGATTACCTGGATGAAAATCGTCAGCTGATTCTGGCTTTGGATTTAGCAGTGATAGAGCACGTCATCAGCAAAAGTTGTTCGATAAAGGCAGATGTCGTTGGCAAGGATGAAAAAGAGTCGGACTTGCGCCGAATTTTGAACTTTGGGCACACAATCGGGCATGCGGTTGAGGCGGATTCTAATTACGAACTTGGACATGGATTGGCTGTTGCAATTGGTATGGTGGCTGCGTGCCGACTGGCGCGAATGAAGAAAATTTTCAGTGCAGCTGATGCCGAAAAAGTTGAGAAGTTGATTGCCGCCTTTGGTTTAGCAACTGAGATTCCCGCCGGCAGAGATCCTGGCAGATTAAAAGGCTATCTTCAAACAGACAAAAAAACCGTTGCCGGAAAGCCGTTTTTTGTTCTTCCCACCCAAATTGGAAAAGTCATTATCACCAGCGATGTTGATGAAAAACTTGTTGATCTGGTGCTCAGCCCAAGTCGATAGCATTTTTTTTAACTGCAAAATTAGCCACAGAAACACACGAAAACACACAGACAAAAGCATTAAAAATAGTCTGAGTTTTTAACCGCCTAAGCAATAGGATGCGGTATGCGTTTATTTGATTTGCGTTATTTTGTCTCCCCAGAACAATAAAAAAAGCAGTTGTCCGTGTGTTTCTGTGTGGTTTCGTGGCTAAAACCAGTTGTTAAGATTTCACTAAGCGCGCTGCGCTTTCCCCTGCCACCCAGCCGGTTGAGAAAGCCGCCTGTAGATTAAAGCCGCCGGTATCTGCCTGAATATCGAGGAGTTCCCCCACGATAAAAAGTCCCTTGGTGAAACGAGATTCCATAGTTTTGGGATTGATTTCTTTGGTGTTAATGCCGCCAGCGGTAATAATGGCCTCCGGGAAGGAGCGATATCCCGTGACCTTTATGCGGAAGTTTTTTAACCAGAACCGCAGTTTTTTGCGCTCCGAGGCGGTGATATCTGTAACTGAACGATCGGCGTTAAGGCATGTTTCCTGGAGGCATACAGGGATGATTTCCGGTGGTAAAAGACCACGGAGCACAGAGGTGAGAGGTTCCTTTGCCCGGCTGGTAAAGTCTCGGATAAGTCGGGCATCAAGTTTTTTATCGTCTA from Desulfobulbaceae bacterium encodes:
- the fliD gene encoding flagellar filament capping protein FliD — translated: DGISYQRSTNSFNDVIAGVTINIKGEGKATVSVQSNDEELKEKITAFVDAYNEVYQEVKVQSSYNSETGKFGTLSSTTLRGLPYELQGLMSSFAKGDSSKEVQSMIDLGMEFERDGTLTINQETLASVISNSADKVKLFFIGDSDNEVEGFADRVNSRLRTLISTGGIVEAEKTAAQSRIDDLQQYIEDQTARLDKRYDQLTKQFVALDKFMNQMTSMSAFLSGQFDSLANNWGTNNK
- a CDS encoding flagellar protein FliS, whose protein sequence is MHAARVRTAYQKSEAKTEIHQVKLIHLMYERVLPHLELVEQGLLQKDVKLRGENLSKAIALISELNAAIKNDDNSEAAEFLKGLYSAILVELPKVGISQNVETVRQASRYIQKLKSVWEETALKEAGFVKDANGDLLRAKDEHIAKIQQSGEVKRPEKKVYSATSKFKAAKPTAESMMGIMSVSI
- a CDS encoding flagellar protein FlaG; translation: MEVGANTDVRGYGNQANQTAVPVVEKEDRTRPQVQPVKGDTNSGKVALNEQALHGRGKEKQAKKMSSEDLESVMAEVQQRLDAIGGNLRLGLQQYKETNDIIVEVRDKSSDKVVKQFPSEELLTLKSKLKDLVGLLVDESA
- the sat gene encoding sulfate adenylyltransferase, with translation MSKLVAPHGGKGLVCCLLHGSELAAEQEKAAGLKKIQISARAKGDLIMMGIGGFSPLNGFMGQADWKSVCENYTLADGTFWPVPVTLDCDKADADAIKIGDEIALENKGTIFATMKVTEKHEMSDADKKWECEKVFKGEGEESQGDNFWKIAPADHPGVIMVMNQKAVNLAGPVKVLSEGEYPEQYKGVYLTPAETRAIFEERGWSNVAALQLRNPMHRSHEFLAKIAIEVCDGVLIHSLIGNLKAGDIPADVRVKAIDILIQHHFVKDNVVNAGYPLDMRYAGPREALLHATFRQNYGINKMIIGRDHAGVGDFYGLFEAQTIFSKIPTNGGPGKALICEPLKIDWTFYCKECDGMASLRTCPHDKASRVILSGTKLRKALSEGAEVVDHFGREEVLTHLRKYYAGLTEKVEVKMQGAASGSKM
- the aroB gene encoding 3-dehydroquinate synthase — its product is MVQLQVGLGDRSYPISISNGLLSGIGADLKARKIAKRFVVVSDATVAGLYGDQIVKSLSEAGFSPELVTFPAGEASKTMATVAMLASRLAQLGVDRKDGLLALGGGVTGDITGFLAASYMRGINFVQVPTTLLAQVDSSVGGKTGVDIPEGKNLVGAFYQPKAVYIDSLVLNSLPAGELLNGIAEVIKYGVIYDRAFFDYLDENRQLILALDLAVIEHVISKSCSIKADVVGKDEKESDLRRILNFGHTIGHAVEADSNYELGHGLAVAIGMVAACRLARMKKIFSAADAEKVEKLIAAFGLATEIPAGRDPGRLKGYLQTDKKTVAGKPFFVLPTQIGKVIITSDVDEKLVDLVLSPSR
- a CDS encoding NAD(P)/FAD-dependent oxidoreductase, with the translated sequence DTSSGHWDSTSVNVWGEYDCPSDGTINITYGYSKDHRPDLKQIELSLDLKPALDDKKLDARLIRDFTSRAKEPLTSVLRGLLPPEIIPVCLQETCLNADRSVTDITASERKKLRFWLKNFRIKVTGYRSFPEAIITAGGINTKEINPKTMESRFTKGLFIVGELLDIQADTGGFNLQAAFSTGWVAGESAARLVKS